A single region of the Lycium barbarum isolate Lr01 chromosome 2, ASM1917538v2, whole genome shotgun sequence genome encodes:
- the LOC132629081 gene encoding cyclin-D5-3-like has translation MNYVQLLIDKEIASAGLNDQEALEIINDNWIQEARSHAILYILRTGQEFRFSIQTVYTSVIYLNRFLTTRTITNGLYWAMRLLSVACLSLASKMDENRETVPALSEYPVINYNFNTSFIQRMEILLLNVLGWNMSCVTPFAFIKYFVSRFCRENSRKHSTRIKTVQIIMSVLGDVRLMSHRPSVIAAAAALLAVNEDLTREEVENEIYVLHLNGFLEIDNVWYCYYKLLELN, from the exons ATGAATTACGTACAGTTATTAATTGACAAAGAAATCGCCAGTGCTGGACTAAATGATCAAGAAGCTTTAGAAATTATAAATGACAATTGGATTCAAGAAGCTCGTTCTCATGCAATCCTCTACATTCTCAGA ACAGGGCAAGAATTTCGATTTAGTATACAAACAGTTTACACATCAGTGATATATCTGAACAGATTTCTCACCACCCGAACAATAACT AATGGATTGTACTGGGCAATGAGGTTATTATCAGTAGCCTGTTTATCATTGGcttcaaaaatggatgaaaacagAGAAACGGTGCCCGCATTATCAGAATATCCAGTGATAAATTACAACTTTAATACGAGTTTTATACAGAGAATGGAGATTTTACTTCTTAATGTACTTGGTTGGAATATGAGTTGTGTCACTCCTTTTGCTTTCATAAAATACTTTGTATCAAGATTCTGcagagaaaattcaagaaaacacTCTACTAGAATCAAAACTGTTCAAATCATCATGAGTGTACTTGGAG ATGTGAGGTTAATGAGTCACAGGCCGTCTGTAATAGCAGCAGCTGCAGCATTATTAGCAGTAAACGAAGACTTGACTAGAGAAGAAGTGGAGAATGAGATATATGTCTTGCATTTAAATGGATTTCTTGAAATT GATAATGTGTGGTACTGCTATTATAAATTGCTAGAGCTGAACTAG
- the LOC132629082 gene encoding cyclin-D5-3-like, protein MSAKKKQKMENSGSNSQVSSLLCEETLIEEKQVTEQENERGEDDDDDGYGDDNNEMNYVQLLIGNEIASGGLNDQEASEIINDNWIQEARYHAIHYINRVSNQEPISTRQGFRFGMQTMYTSVIYLDRFLATRTINIGEYWAVRLLSMACLSLAAKMDETKGNLPSLSQYPVNNYDINPIDITQMELLVLDVLNWDMSFVTPFSFTKYFVSRFCRQNSRNHSTRMKTVEIIMSVLRDVRLMNHRSSVIAAAATLLSLNKNLTREEMEIEIYALRLNGFLQIDNVCYCYYKLLELN, encoded by the exons AAGAAAAACAAGTAACTGAACAAGAAAATGAACGTGGCgaagatgatgacgatgatggttatggtgatgataataatgagATGAATTACGTACAGTTATTAATTGGCAATGAAATCGCTAGTGGTGGACTAAATGATCAAGAAGCTTCAGAAATTATTAATGACAATTGGATTCAAGAAGCTCGCTATCATGCAATCCACTATATTAACAGAGTTAGTAATCAAGAACCAATTTCT ACAAGGCAAGGATTTCGATTTGGAATGCAAACAATGTACACATCAGTGATATATCTTGACAGATTTCTTGCCACACGTACAATTAAT ATTGGAGAATACTGGGCAGTGAGGTTATTATCAATGGCCTGTTTATCATTggctgcaaaaatggatgaaactAAAGGAAATTTGCCATCATTATCACAATATCCCGTGAATAATTACGACATTAATCCGATTGACATAACACAAATGGAGCTTTTGGTTCTTGATGTACTCAATTGGGATATGAGTTTTGTCACTCCTTTTTCTTTCACAAAATATTTTGTATCAAGATTCTGCAGACAAAATTCAAGAAACCACTCTACTAGAATGAAAACTGTGGAAATTATCATGAGTGTACTTAGag ATGTGAGGTTAATGAATCACAGATCATCTGTAATAGCAGCAGCTGCAACATTATTATCATTGAACAAAAACTTGACCAGAGAAGAAATGGAGATTGAGATATATGCCTTGCGTTTAAATGGATTTCTTCAAATT GATAATGTGTGTTACTGCTACTACAAATTACTAGAGTTGAACTAG